In Streptomyces sclerotialus, one genomic interval encodes:
- a CDS encoding SDR family oxidoreductase, with translation MSRLAGRTALVTGGSRGIGRAISERLAADGARVVVHYGRDEAAAKDTVAAIEAAGGQASALQAELGRPGSAEALWSAFDTQADGLDILVNNAGIAGVREPLAGVSEEDFDRLFAVNTKAPFFVTQLGLERLRDGGRIINTSTNLTRGAAMPELIAYAMTKGAVDVFTSTLAKEVGARGITVNAVAPGVVDTDMNAGWLRGPENAAAREGVRSASPLARMADATDIADIVSFLASDDSRWITGQWIDATGGALL, from the coding sequence ATGAGCAGGCTCGCAGGCAGGACCGCGCTGGTGACGGGTGGCAGCAGGGGCATCGGCCGGGCCATCTCGGAGCGGCTGGCGGCGGACGGCGCGCGCGTCGTCGTGCACTACGGCCGGGACGAAGCCGCGGCGAAGGACACGGTGGCCGCCATCGAGGCCGCGGGCGGCCAGGCGTCCGCCCTGCAGGCGGAGTTGGGGCGGCCGGGCAGCGCCGAGGCCCTGTGGTCCGCGTTCGACACCCAGGCGGACGGCCTGGACATCCTGGTGAACAACGCCGGCATCGCCGGCGTCCGCGAGCCGCTCGCCGGCGTCTCGGAGGAGGACTTCGACCGGCTCTTCGCGGTCAACACCAAGGCCCCGTTCTTCGTCACCCAGCTCGGCCTGGAGCGGCTGCGCGACGGCGGCCGCATCATCAACACCTCCACGAATCTGACCCGCGGTGCGGCCATGCCCGAGCTGATCGCGTACGCCATGACCAAGGGCGCCGTCGACGTCTTCACCTCCACCCTGGCCAAGGAGGTGGGCGCCCGGGGCATCACGGTCAACGCCGTGGCTCCCGGCGTGGTCGACACGGACATGAACGCCGGCTGGCTCCGCGGACCGGAGAACGCCGCGGCCCGCGAAGGGGTGCGCTCCGCCTCGCCCCTGGCCCGGATGGCCGACGCCACGGACATCGCCGACATCGTGTCGTTCCTCGCCTCGGACGACAGCCGCTGGATAACGGGCCAGTGGATCGACGCCACGGGCGGCGCCCTGCTCTGA
- a CDS encoding TetR/AcrR family transcriptional regulator, which translates to MRSFWEQGYDATSISDLTRVMGISAPSLYAAFGDKKALFGEVVAEYGRLYGNFIGRAVAEEPTARRAVERALREAAVEYTAPGRPHGCLIISAALNTTPASAEVAESLREIRQSNIAEIERKIRADVAAGELPAGTDAAALAHYTGAVLQGMSQQSRDGADQETLERIAGTAMRAWPGTP; encoded by the coding sequence ATGCGCTCCTTCTGGGAGCAGGGCTACGACGCGACCTCGATCTCCGACCTGACCCGCGTGATGGGCATCAGCGCGCCCAGCCTGTACGCCGCCTTCGGGGACAAGAAGGCCCTGTTCGGCGAGGTGGTGGCGGAGTACGGGCGGCTGTACGGCAACTTCATCGGCCGGGCCGTGGCCGAGGAACCGACCGCCCGGCGGGCCGTGGAGCGCGCGCTGCGCGAGGCCGCGGTGGAGTACACCGCGCCCGGCCGGCCGCACGGCTGCCTCATCATCAGCGCGGCGCTCAACACCACGCCCGCCTCCGCGGAAGTCGCCGAGTCGCTGCGGGAGATACGGCAGTCCAACATCGCGGAGATCGAGCGGAAGATCCGCGCGGACGTGGCGGCGGGCGAGCTGCCGGCCGGTACGGACGCCGCGGCCCTCGCGCACTACACGGGAGCCGTCCTCCAGGGGATGTCGCAGCAGTCACGGGACGGCGCCGACCAGGAGACGCTGGAGCGGATCGCGGGTACGGCGATGCGGGCCTGGCCCGGCACACCCTGA
- a CDS encoding sensor histidine kinase produces MNDLVRQHTALSDSDLEWLHMLVSEWQLLSDLSFADLVLWVPTLDGTRYVSVAQMRPNTGPTSYQDDMVGHLVPRGRRPMLDSALDEGRIVREGDPEWREEVPVRVESIPVRREGRVLGVIARNTNLLTVRTPSRLELTYLQSASDLAQMIAAGSFPFPGQQVDMDASPRAGDGLIRLDADGVVQYASPNALSAYHRLGLAADLVGHHLGRATAELAPARGPVDEALVKLASGWAPREFEVEGNDGVIQLRAIPLKPKGTHIGSLVLLRDVTELRRRERELITKDATIREIHHRVKNNLQTVAALLRLQARRMDSPQGREALNEAVRRVGSIAIVHETLSQTLDERVEFDEIADRVLAMVAEISPGKVTGRRSGRFGILDAEVATPLSMVLTEVLQNALEHAFAPGELGTVQVGAVRGGSSTEPRLRVTVQDDGRGLPEGFDPQRAGNLGLQIVRTLVEGEMGGTFDMLPAPERGTQVVLDIPVRAEKH; encoded by the coding sequence ATGAACGATCTCGTCCGCCAGCACACCGCTCTGAGCGACTCCGACCTCGAGTGGCTCCACATGCTGGTCTCCGAATGGCAGCTGCTGTCCGACCTGTCCTTCGCCGACCTCGTCCTGTGGGTGCCCACCCTGGACGGCACCCGCTACGTGTCGGTCGCGCAGATGCGCCCGAACACCGGTCCGACGTCGTACCAGGACGACATGGTCGGCCACCTGGTGCCGCGCGGCCGCCGCCCCATGCTCGATTCCGCGTTGGACGAGGGCCGCATCGTACGCGAGGGCGACCCCGAGTGGCGCGAGGAGGTGCCCGTACGGGTCGAGTCCATCCCCGTACGCCGTGAGGGCCGGGTCCTCGGTGTCATCGCCCGGAACACCAACCTGCTGACCGTACGGACCCCCAGCCGGCTGGAGCTCACCTACCTGCAGAGCGCCTCCGACCTGGCGCAGATGATTGCCGCAGGATCGTTTCCCTTCCCCGGCCAGCAGGTCGACATGGACGCCTCGCCGCGGGCCGGTGACGGGCTCATCCGGCTCGACGCCGACGGCGTCGTCCAGTACGCCAGCCCGAACGCGCTCTCCGCTTACCACCGCCTCGGACTCGCCGCCGACCTCGTGGGCCACCACCTCGGCCGGGCCACCGCCGAACTGGCGCCCGCCCGCGGCCCCGTGGACGAGGCACTGGTGAAGCTCGCCAGCGGCTGGGCACCGCGTGAATTCGAGGTCGAGGGGAACGACGGCGTCATTCAACTGCGCGCCATCCCGCTCAAACCGAAGGGCACGCACATCGGTTCACTCGTGCTGCTGCGCGACGTCACCGAATTGCGACGCCGAGAGCGCGAATTGATTACGAAGGACGCGACCATCCGGGAAATCCACCACCGGGTGAAGAACAACCTGCAGACCGTAGCCGCCCTGCTGCGGCTGCAGGCCCGCCGGATGGATTCGCCGCAGGGGCGCGAGGCGCTCAACGAGGCGGTCCGCAGGGTCGGTTCGATCGCGATCGTCCATGAGACGCTGTCCCAGACGCTGGACGAGCGGGTGGAGTTCGACGAGATCGCCGACCGGGTGCTGGCCATGGTGGCGGAGATCTCGCCCGGAAAGGTGACCGGACGGCGCAGCGGCCGCTTCGGGATTCTGGACGCCGAGGTCGCGACCCCGCTGTCGATGGTGCTCACCGAAGTCCTGCAGAACGCCCTGGAGCACGCCTTCGCGCCGGGGGAGCTCGGCACGGTCCAGGTGGGCGCGGTACGCGGCGGCAGCTCCACGGAGCCGCGGCTGCGGGTCACCGTCCAGGACGACGGGCGCGGGCTGCCCGAGGGGTTCGACCCGCAGCGTGCGGGCAACCTCGGCCTGCAGATCGTCCGCACGCTGGTCGAGGGCGAGATGGGCGGCACGTTCGACATGCTGCCGGCGCCGGAGCGCGGCACCCAGGTGGTGCTGGACATCCCGGTGCGGGCCGAGAAGCACTGA
- a CDS encoding WhiB family transcriptional regulator, translated as MDWRHRAVCREEDPELFFPIGNTGPALLQIEEAKAVCRRCPVMEQCLQWALESGQDSGVWGGLSEDERRAMKRRAARNRARNASA; from the coding sequence ATGGACTGGCGTCACCGCGCCGTTTGCCGCGAGGAAGACCCCGAGCTCTTCTTCCCCATCGGCAACACCGGTCCTGCGCTGCTGCAGATCGAGGAAGCCAAGGCCGTCTGCCGCCGCTGCCCCGTCATGGAGCAGTGCCTGCAGTGGGCGCTCGAGTCCGGCCAGGACTCCGGCGTCTGGGGTGGTCTGAGCGAGGACGAGCGCCGCGCAATGAAGCGCCGTGCGGCTCGTAACCGGGCGCGCAACGCCAGCGCCTGA